The proteins below come from a single Paludibacter jiangxiensis genomic window:
- a CDS encoding AAA family ATPase, translated as MRIKHLYISKYKNLKRFSLDFENESFIDVFVGKNGSGKSNMFEALIEIFRHLYENDYQIKFDYQLKYSIDDNTYFVSWDWEKELWLDETNNEIKKITVDKLPDNILIYYSGHNTKVDQLISQYEDKFRKGLLGANEGDLRKFIGIGNEYKSLLLTILLLLPEHSKAKKYILEKLGIKNLSHEFKLVFQRPEYAKKAGYDIDQFEPTTRFWKVAGITKIFMDRIYEVKKGDSKGKVRDEGYFRNGGYNDNYILYYDVVDFQKKFEDLSPQALFRSFDNLKTLGILNDISIEITLHDNSTIDVNQFSDGQFQSIYIYSIVELFKDRTCVTLLDEPDSFLHPEWQYGFLTQIEDITAESSACNHILMTSHSAITLIPHAKDNINLIVSQSGVIQKRSVNKAYAIQQLSSDILRYRENEQILSLLHKVKLKKQPIIFTEGSTDPEIIKTAWGKLYDKPMPFSVIYAFNCNYLRLLIQDERILNEINGKPIFGLFDFDKAYNEWNYIKEDSVIENNPLKGLAKKIKDKNSFALMLPIPNNPTVQKQVIKKLEPIETYKDESEMEIEHLFYSDENTHSYFTEEAIKGGGTIVKFRDNKKTEFAQEIVPSIDKEHFEVFRPMFELIMSKIS; from the coding sequence ATGAGAATAAAACATTTGTATATCAGTAAATACAAAAATCTAAAAAGATTTTCGTTAGACTTTGAAAATGAAAGTTTTATTGATGTATTTGTTGGTAAGAATGGTTCTGGAAAATCGAATATGTTTGAAGCATTAATTGAAATATTCAGACATTTATATGAGAATGACTATCAGATAAAATTTGATTACCAACTAAAATATAGTATAGATGACAATACTTATTTTGTAAGCTGGGACTGGGAAAAAGAATTATGGTTAGATGAAACCAATAATGAAATAAAGAAAATAACTGTTGATAAACTCCCCGATAACATTCTAATATACTACTCGGGGCATAATACCAAAGTAGATCAGCTTATAAGTCAATATGAAGATAAGTTTCGGAAGGGGTTATTAGGAGCAAACGAAGGTGATTTGCGTAAATTTATCGGCATTGGAAATGAATATAAGTCATTATTACTAACCATTCTTCTTTTGCTGCCTGAACATAGTAAAGCAAAAAAGTATATCCTCGAAAAACTCGGAATTAAAAACTTAAGCCATGAATTTAAGCTCGTATTTCAACGTCCTGAATATGCGAAAAAAGCCGGATATGATATTGATCAATTTGAACCAACAACAAGATTTTGGAAAGTTGCAGGAATAACAAAAATCTTCATGGATAGAATCTATGAAGTAAAAAAAGGTGATTCGAAAGGAAAGGTTAGAGATGAGGGTTATTTTAGAAATGGGGGATACAATGATAACTACATCCTCTACTACGATGTAGTTGACTTTCAAAAAAAGTTTGAAGATCTATCACCTCAAGCGCTATTCAGAAGCTTCGATAATTTGAAAACATTAGGAATACTGAATGATATATCAATCGAAATAACTCTCCATGATAATTCGACAATAGATGTCAATCAGTTTAGTGATGGGCAATTTCAATCGATCTATATTTATTCGATAGTAGAATTATTTAAAGACAGAACTTGTGTAACCCTATTAGATGAACCTGACTCGTTTCTTCATCCAGAGTGGCAATATGGTTTTCTGACGCAAATTGAAGATATTACAGCAGAATCAAGTGCATGCAATCACATATTAATGACTAGCCATAGTGCTATCACACTTATACCTCACGCTAAAGATAATATCAATCTTATAGTAAGCCAAAGTGGAGTAATTCAGAAACGATCTGTAAATAAAGCTTATGCAATTCAACAATTATCATCTGACATTCTTAGATATAGAGAAAATGAGCAGATATTAAGTTTACTTCATAAGGTTAAACTTAAGAAACAACCTATAATATTTACAGAAGGGAGTACAGATCCAGAAATAATAAAAACTGCTTGGGGAAAACTTTATGATAAACCGATGCCATTTTCTGTAATATATGCATTTAATTGTAATTATCTTAGGTTGTTAATTCAGGATGAAAGGATTTTAAATGAAATAAACGGAAAACCAATATTTGGATTATTTGATTTTGATAAAGCATATAATGAATGGAACTATATAAAAGAAGATAGTGTCATTGAAAATAATCCGTTAAAAGGGCTTGCAAAAAAAATCAAAGATAAAAACAGTTTTGCTCTAATGTTGCCTATACCCAATAACCCAACAGTACAAAAACAAGTTATCAAAAAGCTAGAGCCTATAGAAACATATAAAGACGAATCTGAAATGGAAATTGAACATCTGTTTTATAGTGATGAAAACACCCATTCTTATTTTACTGAAGAAGCTATTAAAGGAGGTGGTACAATTGTAAAATTCAGGGACAACAAAAAAACTGAATTTGCTCAAGAAATTGTTCCTTCAATTGATAAGGAGCATTTTGAAGTATTCAGACCTATGTTTGAATTGATTATGAGCAAAATAAGTTGA
- a CDS encoding DUF6946 family protein has translation MKNQLFFGQPTSLDYDLELDMFSGIKINSNRTSSVPLVEFWKETDKRLEKLLARIDNGLLGQNISICFEYPTKPKLGKGKASMTDLMLIANGCKIAIEAKFTEYHKAKNTETITHWLKAGDNPENREKVLTSWKSMIDGFVKEPLTESIHELEYQFFHRTASACFNTEKANVVYQVFYDDETFEDSKKYISKLQKMVEQIKPNDKLKYFVWKIETEQLIDNSEKDPFGYMKQKAAYRFLKDEIVEIKSLHSNNA, from the coding sequence ATGAAAAACCAACTATTCTTCGGCCAACCAACCTCATTAGATTATGATTTAGAGCTGGACATGTTTTCGGGTATTAAGATAAACTCCAACCGTACCTCCAGTGTGCCATTGGTAGAGTTTTGGAAAGAGACGGATAAAAGATTGGAAAAATTATTAGCCAGGATTGATAATGGCTTGTTGGGGCAGAATATTTCGATTTGTTTTGAATATCCCACCAAACCAAAACTCGGCAAAGGTAAGGCATCGATGACAGACTTGATGCTAATTGCAAACGGTTGTAAAATTGCCATTGAAGCCAAGTTTACAGAATATCATAAAGCAAAGAACACGGAAACAATTACACATTGGTTGAAAGCAGGCGACAATCCAGAGAATAGAGAAAAAGTATTAACTTCCTGGAAAAGCATGATAGATGGTTTTGTGAAAGAGCCTCTAACTGAATCAATTCATGAACTGGAATATCAGTTTTTTCATCGTACGGCTTCTGCTTGTTTCAATACCGAAAAAGCAAATGTAGTTTATCAGGTATTCTATGACGATGAGACATTTGAGGATTCGAAGAAATACATCAGCAAATTACAGAAAATGGTTGAGCAAATTAAGCCCAATGATAAACTGAAATATTTTGTATGGAAAATAGAAACAGAGCAGTTGATTGATAACAGCGAGAAAGATCCTTTTGGATATATGAAGCAAAAAGCAGCTTACCGGTTTTTGAAGGATGAAATTGTGGAGATAAAATCACTTCATAGCAACAATGCTTGA
- a CDS encoding DUF5677 domain-containing protein gives MLEKDKILNLLIEHSINIGNSLAGKGYPSSELKRYGEPLALKTVHHICSIQRLCVPKAFVHSTVLFQEVIDFPSIAALTRTALESYLTFNYIFVAPQSVEEKEFRYYCWDLAGYIERENFPTATEESVKRHAKEQEEKTEIFQKLACNSIYKNISAEGKKKILKGNWRVFKSWRDLAIESGLPKQYFDVIYSYMSSYSHSGRLCVMQIEQSRDIISQKAMADLYIQFCLEILARLIHDYILYMPDSKHVHEVNHEAAFYTELYYKIGNQIKF, from the coding sequence ATGCTTGAAAAGGATAAAATATTAAATCTATTAATAGAACATTCTATCAATATAGGAAATTCATTAGCTGGTAAAGGATATCCAAGCTCTGAATTGAAAAGATATGGAGAACCCTTGGCATTAAAAACTGTCCATCATATATGTTCAATACAACGATTGTGCGTACCTAAGGCATTTGTTCATAGTACAGTGCTATTTCAGGAAGTAATAGATTTTCCATCCATAGCAGCTTTAACCAGAACAGCTCTTGAATCCTATCTTACATTCAATTATATCTTTGTTGCACCTCAGAGTGTTGAAGAAAAAGAATTCAGGTATTATTGTTGGGATTTAGCTGGATATATCGAAAGAGAAAATTTTCCGACAGCTACAGAAGAATCTGTCAAAAGACATGCAAAAGAACAAGAAGAAAAGACCGAAATCTTTCAAAAATTAGCATGTAATTCTATATACAAAAATATTTCAGCAGAAGGCAAAAAGAAAATACTCAAAGGAAACTGGAGAGTATTTAAAAGCTGGCGCGATCTGGCTATAGAATCAGGTTTGCCAAAGCAGTATTTCGATGTGATATATTCTTATATGTCCAGCTACAGTCATAGCGGGAGACTATGTGTGATGCAAATAGAACAATCTAGAGATATAATATCACAAAAAGCTATGGCTGATTTGTATATCCAATTTTGTTTAGAGATATTGGCAAGGCTAATACATGATTATATACTATACATGCCCGATAGTAAACATGTTCACGAAGTCAATCATGAAGCTGCTTTTTATACCGAGTTATATTACAAAATTGGTAATCAAATCAAATTCTAA
- a CDS encoding restriction endonuclease subunit S, translated as MNNILLDSLPIWITAQAQKTSNRGISASNLQLLGIQKLRELILELAVRGKLVPQDPNDEPASELLKRIKAEYKHLSKEGKIKKSKALPNISEDEFPYDLPKGWEYVRLNDLGEWGAGATPNRGNSEYYGGNIPWFKSGELVGDYISESEEFVTELALTKSSLRYNKAGDVLIAMYGATIGKTSILKIPATTNQAVCACTPFSDIYNVFLLTLLKAYKNRFISMGAGGAQPNISREKIIATVIALPPLAEQHRIVAKVDELMALCDELEKEQTNSNSAHETLVEVLLSTLTDAKNSDGFKSAWQRIARCFDTLFITEHSIDKLKQTILQLAVMGKLVPQNPNDKPASELLKKIAAEKARLVKEGKIKKQAALPEFTEEEKPFELPTGWEWVRLSQIGELARGKSKHRPRNDNSLYQNGIYPMIQTGDVAKADKFIGTYTALYNEKGLNQSRLWPKGTMCITIAANIADTSILGFDACFPDSIVGLIVSNEIGDARYFDYFIRTAKNRLTDYAPSTAQKNINLGILESVQIPLPPLNELNQIVFKVDELFALCDSLKDGIKKAQEIQNLLAEEIVKKVVK; from the coding sequence ATGAATAATATATTATTAGATTCACTTCCTATCTGGATAACCGCACAGGCACAAAAAACCAGTAACCGGGGCATTAGTGCCTCCAACCTGCAATTGCTGGGAATACAGAAACTGCGGGAGCTAATTTTGGAACTGGCAGTTCGTGGAAAACTGGTACCACAAGACCCGAATGATGAGCCGGCAAGTGAGTTGTTAAAAAGAATAAAAGCAGAATATAAGCATCTTTCCAAAGAAGGAAAAATAAAAAAATCAAAAGCATTACCGAATATCTCGGAAGATGAATTTCCATATGACCTCCCTAAAGGCTGGGAATATGTTCGACTAAATGATCTGGGCGAATGGGGAGCAGGTGCTACTCCAAACAGAGGAAATAGTGAATACTATGGGGGCAATATCCCTTGGTTCAAGTCTGGCGAACTTGTTGGTGATTATATATCAGAATCAGAAGAATTTGTTACTGAGCTAGCCCTAACAAAGTCATCGCTCAGATATAACAAAGCTGGAGATGTTCTTATTGCGATGTATGGTGCGACGATAGGAAAAACATCAATTTTAAAAATCCCGGCTACAACAAATCAAGCAGTCTGTGCATGTACTCCGTTTTCGGATATTTACAATGTTTTTCTTCTTACACTACTCAAAGCTTATAAAAATAGATTTATTAGCATGGGTGCTGGAGGAGCACAGCCCAATATCTCAAGAGAAAAAATTATTGCAACTGTTATTGCTCTTCCCCCTCTCGCCGAACAACACCGCATTGTAGCCAAAGTAGATGAATTAATGGCTTTGTGTGACGAACTGGAGAAAGAACAAACCAATAGCAATTCGGCTCACGAAACATTGGTGGAAGTGCTACTCAGTACACTTACTGATGCTAAAAATTCTGATGGTTTTAAGTCAGCATGGCAGCGCATAGCCCGTTGTTTCGATACGCTGTTTATTACCGAACACAGCATAGATAAACTTAAACAAACTATTCTGCAACTGGCCGTAATGGGCAAACTTGTACCTCAGAACCCAAACGACAAACCCGCCAGCGAACTGCTGAAAAAGATAGCTGCCGAAAAAGCCAGATTAGTAAAAGAGGGAAAAATAAAAAAACAGGCTGCTTTGCCGGAATTTACGGAGGAGGAAAAACCTTTTGAACTGCCGACGGGGTGGGAATGGGTGAGATTAAGTCAAATTGGAGAGTTAGCACGTGGTAAATCAAAACACAGACCCAGAAATGATAATTCTTTGTATCAAAATGGTATATATCCAATGATACAAACTGGAGACGTCGCAAAAGCAGATAAATTTATTGGTACGTATACAGCTCTTTATAATGAAAAGGGATTAAATCAAAGTAGGTTGTGGCCTAAAGGGACTATGTGTATAACTATAGCTGCAAATATAGCAGATACGAGTATTCTTGGTTTTGATGCTTGTTTTCCAGATAGTATTGTTGGACTAATTGTATCAAACGAGATTGGAGATGCAAGATATTTTGACTATTTCATAAGAACAGCAAAAAATAGATTAACTGATTATGCACCTTCAACGGCTCAGAAAAACATCAATCTTGGTATACTAGAATCAGTTCAAATTCCCTTACCTCCTCTTAATGAGTTGAATCAGATTGTATTTAAAGTAGATGAATTGTTTGCTTTGTGTGATAGCCTGAAAGACGGAATAAAGAAAGCGCAGGAGATACAGAATTTACTGGCTGAGGAGATAGTGAAGAAAGTGGTAAAATAG